From the Telopea speciosissima isolate NSW1024214 ecotype Mountain lineage chromosome 9, Tspe_v1, whole genome shotgun sequence genome, the window ATttaggttgtcttcaaccttagaATGGAATCTAATCCATTAATAGGTTCAGAACATTCCCTAAACAATCATCAGCTCCATTGCCAGCAGCAGCTTAAAATATAATGGAGTGGTTAAAaggtttttttaatttctcGACGTCAACTTGTCCAAAATTTCCGAAACTGAGTTGCCCACACTGATGCCCATGTTCGGGTACCATTTTCAAAACCTACGGTGCCtcctcacccccacccccaacccacCAAAAAAACCCACGAGAATTGCAAGATGATTAAACAGCTTTACTGGAGCAAGTTTGATACAGGAACAGATCTCGCccccaaggaattttgatcaGGCTTAACCTAAACCAGGTTCTGACGTCAACAGACGATAAGTAGAAGAACCCACACATTGTCATTATGAGTAATGAGATACTCAATAAAGCACAGTCTGAACTATCAAAAAGTAGAACTTCCATTGCCAAGAGAAACTCACAGATACTGAGAATTGCATTACCCAATTAATTTCCTCTCATCTTCAAGGTATTTCAGAGGAATCAAAgaataccccaaaaaaaatatatcattaaCTCCAACTCCCCGGAATAATAGAAATTAACTCAGAACAATCAAACATTGAAATCAAAACGACTGAAATACCGAAAtaaacaaaaaggagaggaagggaaaaaaaaaactcacgaGAATGCGGATGGGTGGGTCTCCATCCTTGCGGTGCTCCTTCAGTTTGATGGCTATCCATTTTCGTTTCTTTCGAAGCTCTCTTCTTCTTAGTTCGTAACAGTCACTCTATAAGACTCAGAAGGTCTCACGAGGGTCACGTTTGCCTCTAACTGGGAaagacagaggaaagagagagagagagagagagagagagagagagagagagagaaaccacgTGTGCTTGGCTACCCTTTTAAGTAATTAAGTGAACAGATAAAGGATATTTTGGTAAAATTAACGTGTTTTTGAAATGGAGAGAAAAAGGTGGAGTTGTGGGCGTTGGCCGTTGAGTTCGTGGTAAGTGGATAGTGCCCTTCTCCTTAACCGTCACTTTCAAATATTCTCTGAAGATATATACAAATTGGTGAAAACACAGAGAAAATTTCTGAATGACTTGGGTTCTTCTTCATTGATGTCAATTCTCTGAGATTATTAATAAAGAAATCTGGGTTTTCAACAAAAGATCTCTGTAATGGAAAAACGCAAGGATGAAATGGTGATCAGGAAAGGACCATGGATGGCAGAGGAAGATGAAATACTGAAAGATTATGTGAAGAAGTATGGTCCCAGAGATTGGAGCTCCATTCGATCCAAAGGTCTTTTACCAAGAACAGGAAAATCATGTCGGTTAAGATGGGTTAACAAGCTTAAACCTGACTTGAAAACGTAAGCATTATTactcaatttcttcttttcttctttcctttacaTCTCTATGAGTAGTTCTTATTTTGACTGGATTTTTGCTAATAATTATGACTAGTATTATTAAGCTGATCAAGAAGTTTATGTTGTTGAAGTGGGTGCAAATTTTCGGCAGAGGAGGAAAGAGTGGTGATTGATCTGCAAGCAAAATTTGGGAACAAATGGGCAAGAATTGCAACGTATTTGACTGGAAGAACAGATAATGATGTGAAGAACTTTTGGAGTACTAGGCAGAAAAGGTTAGGAAGGATTCGTCAGGCATCATCATCACCTTTACCAAACAAATCACAGAGGAGAATTGAGAAAATTTCTGTTACTCCTGAAACACATTTTTTGGAGGTATGATAGGAAAACTCCATAATTTTCTCTGTCCACTAGTGTTCAGATGATTTCTATATCTATCTTCTCTGCAATTGCTTTTAGTGTGACAGATTTGAAGTCTTTTGTAGAAGGTTTTACAAATGATTTGAATGATGTGTTCTTGATTTCAGGGGCCTAATTTCGGTGTGGTTTCAACTGGGGAAGAATCATCTTCAAGCGATTGGTCTGGTTCACGTTCTAAAGTGGAAAACTTTGAAGGGACAAAGATGCAACCAATACCAGAAATGACAAACCCAAATTTTCTTCATCTGGAGACAAACCTTCCCTTACTTGACTACATGC encodes:
- the LOC122638655 gene encoding transcription factor DUO1, translating into MEKRKDEMVIRKGPWMAEEDEILKDYVKKYGPRDWSSIRSKGLLPRTGKSCRLRWVNKLKPDLKTGCKFSAEEERVVIDLQAKFGNKWARIATYLTGRTDNDVKNFWSTRQKRLGRIRQASSSPLPNKSQRRIEKISVTPETHFLEGPNFGVVSTGEESSSSDWSGSRSKVENFEGTKMQPIPEMTNPNFLHLETNLPLLDYMPIEKKPCYDPLTQYPFPPLPEPSMDLPLLTEGQDLITGLSDTNFLGVFPQGLNFPVGMPYFGFDGTGQISGKHDRDNPVMPDNGFDDFPVDMFDYLEQLPTSSER